In a genomic window of Armatimonadota bacterium:
- a CDS encoding PTS fructose transporter subunit IIB, whose product MKYVALTSCPTGIAHTYMAAEQLKKTGKKLGHDVKVETQGAMGIEDQLSAKDIQEADAVIIACDLPVIGRERFDGKRILEVPVQEALKNAPGIFEKVLAV is encoded by the coding sequence ATGAAGTATGTAGCCCTGACATCGTGCCCAACGGGCATCGCCCACACGTACATGGCCGCCGAACAGCTCAAGAAGACCGGCAAGAAACTGGGCCACGACGTGAAGGTGGAAACCCAGGGCGCCATGGGCATCGAAGACCAATTGTCGGCAAAAGACATCCAGGAGGCCGACGCGGTGATCATCGCCTGTGATCTGCCCGTCATCGGCCGGGAGCGCTTCGATGGCAAGCGGATTCTGGAAGTGCCGGTTCAGGAAGCACTGAAGAACGCTCCCGGCATCTTCGAGAAGGTGCTGGCGGTCTAG
- a CDS encoding glycoside hydrolase family 38 C-terminal domain-containing protein, which translates to MKVRFALFAALLIVPPAAAHLKMPKEPATLIVKRSPGSPAGVLYYCGYSHIDFNWLWDWPDTTKTWSGTAQTQLNLMYRFPGFHFGETQASAYLAMERMDPKVFQDIKAKVANGQWELLGGMWDESDEDIPSGEALARSFIYGQGYFKEKFGKQAEVGFLPDTFGHTRQLPQILREAEIQNFFFARCPVRGPDVNLFWWQGPDQSRVLAYSPFSPGWYNNTVDPANQTNYPATIKAQSGVNMALVALGTGDHGGGPAISDLTALEMLKTDPTFPEVREAQFLDFYNAVRAAEPSTGFPSVNRDLQYTFEGCYTTHGDMKRIVRDSENEMYVAETLASLASINGGDYPYDDLRFGWRHVAFNQFHDIAPGTAIHSTYEEAANKQKLMKLITDKHIGNAWSVLEKHVDTTGDGKPFTLFNPVAWTRSDPIEVTMPFDADTPFVAVTDPQGVRQAAQIIGREARDGKVFITFTFVANSMPSLGYRVYHVAPAAADMTLNDPITVTVNGTTQVVTTPQFIVNIDGPTGQVSRLYDRINNKEVLATGQKAFRLVVLGENSGNSAWSISLNGTTTYLDTATNFKVLETGPVRAHFQATYPNGTSTYVQDIFIYRGVPRVDARINADFNDYNLLLKSIIPTSLTSPIATMDGPFYAIQRPTDGHVDIPMQKWMDESQGTTYGVSVLNDCKYGADVNGSTMRISLLRGTSNPDTVGDKGKHLINYSVYPHSGDWKLGDTMRRGYQFNLGLRQMPCTVHTGDWGAEKSMLSTDLPNAIITAFKRAEDGSGYILRYYEDHGQTLNGQVSFPKPLTTAVPTNILEHQQVGSITVTGNLANVTTRPYGIGTIRVGF; encoded by the coding sequence ATGAAGGTACGCTTCGCTCTCTTCGCCGCGCTGTTGATCGTTCCGCCCGCTGCGGCCCACCTGAAAATGCCGAAGGAGCCGGCAACGCTTATCGTTAAGCGATCGCCTGGCAGCCCGGCCGGCGTCCTCTACTACTGCGGCTACAGCCACATCGACTTCAACTGGCTATGGGACTGGCCGGACACGACGAAGACGTGGAGCGGAACGGCACAGACGCAGCTGAACCTTATGTACCGGTTCCCGGGCTTCCATTTCGGCGAAACTCAGGCGTCGGCGTACCTGGCGATGGAACGGATGGACCCGAAGGTTTTCCAGGACATCAAGGCGAAGGTCGCCAATGGCCAGTGGGAGCTGTTGGGCGGGATGTGGGATGAAAGCGATGAGGACATCCCCAGTGGAGAGGCGCTGGCGCGGTCATTCATTTACGGCCAGGGATACTTCAAGGAGAAATTCGGGAAGCAGGCCGAGGTGGGCTTCCTCCCCGACACGTTCGGGCACACCCGCCAGCTTCCGCAGATCCTCCGGGAGGCCGAAATCCAGAACTTCTTCTTTGCGCGGTGCCCGGTGCGCGGCCCGGATGTAAACCTGTTCTGGTGGCAGGGGCCCGATCAATCGCGCGTCCTGGCATATTCCCCGTTCTCGCCCGGGTGGTATAACAACACCGTGGACCCGGCGAATCAGACGAACTATCCGGCCACGATCAAGGCGCAAAGCGGCGTTAATATGGCGCTTGTTGCGCTGGGAACCGGAGACCACGGCGGGGGCCCGGCGATCTCCGACCTCACCGCACTCGAGATGCTGAAGACCGATCCGACTTTCCCGGAAGTCCGCGAGGCCCAGTTCCTTGATTTTTACAACGCCGTTCGGGCCGCGGAACCCTCCACCGGATTCCCCTCCGTTAATCGCGACCTCCAGTACACCTTCGAGGGTTGCTACACCACCCACGGAGACATGAAGCGCATCGTCCGCGACTCTGAAAACGAGATGTATGTCGCCGAAACCCTCGCGTCGCTCGCAAGCATAAACGGCGGCGACTATCCGTACGACGACCTCCGCTTCGGCTGGCGGCACGTGGCTTTCAACCAGTTCCACGACATCGCGCCCGGAACCGCCATCCACAGCACGTACGAGGAAGCGGCGAACAAGCAGAAGCTGATGAAACTGATCACCGATAAGCATATCGGTAACGCGTGGAGCGTGCTGGAAAAGCACGTGGACACGACAGGGGACGGGAAGCCCTTTACCCTCTTTAACCCCGTGGCCTGGACCCGCAGCGACCCCATTGAAGTGACCATGCCGTTTGATGCGGACACACCGTTCGTCGCGGTCACGGATCCGCAGGGTGTTCGTCAGGCGGCCCAGATCATCGGCCGGGAGGCGAGGGACGGCAAGGTTTTCATCACCTTCACGTTCGTGGCGAATTCCATGCCCAGCCTGGGATACCGCGTGTATCACGTAGCTCCCGCCGCTGCAGACATGACGCTCAACGATCCGATCACAGTGACCGTGAACGGTACCACCCAGGTCGTCACAACGCCTCAGTTCATCGTCAATATTGATGGGCCCACGGGCCAGGTCTCAAGGCTTTACGACCGAATCAACAACAAGGAAGTGCTCGCCACCGGCCAGAAGGCGTTTCGCCTCGTAGTGCTGGGCGAAAACTCGGGCAACAGCGCGTGGTCCATCTCCCTCAACGGAACGACAACCTACCTCGATACCGCGACCAATTTCAAAGTGCTCGAGACCGGCCCGGTGCGGGCGCATTTTCAGGCCACTTACCCGAACGGCACCTCAACCTACGTGCAGGACATCTTCATCTATCGCGGTGTCCCGCGGGTGGACGCCCGCATCAATGCCGATTTCAACGACTACAACCTCCTGCTCAAATCCATCATCCCGACGTCGCTCACATCGCCCATCGCCACGATGGACGGTCCGTTCTACGCGATCCAGCGTCCCACCGATGGCCACGTGGATATCCCGATGCAGAAATGGATGGACGAGAGCCAGGGGACGACTTATGGCGTTTCCGTGCTCAATGACTGCAAGTATGGCGCGGATGTCAACGGCTCCACGATGCGGATATCGCTCCTGCGTGGTACTTCAAACCCGGACACCGTTGGCGACAAGGGAAAGCACCTCATCAATTACTCCGTCTATCCGCACAGCGGAGACTGGAAACTGGGAGACACCATGCGCCGCGGCTATCAGTTCAACCTGGGCCTCCGGCAGATGCCCTGTACGGTGCACACGGGAGACTGGGGCGCGGAGAAATCCATGCTCAGCACGGATCTGCCGAACGCGATCATCACGGCCTTCAAACGCGCGGAAGACGGCAGCGGCTACATATTGCGATACTACGAAGACCACGGCCAAACCCTGAACGGGCAGGTGTCGTTCCCGAAGCCTCTCACGACGGCCGTACCGACGAACATCCTGGAGCACCAGCAGGTCGGCTCGATCACCGTTACGGGGAACCTGGCCAACGTCACGACACGTCCGTATGGCATCGGTACGATCAGAGTGGGGTTCTAA